One part of the Humulus lupulus chromosome 9, drHumLupu1.1, whole genome shotgun sequence genome encodes these proteins:
- the LOC133799300 gene encoding uncharacterized protein LOC133799300, translated as MKMISYHRIGFVGLLETKVKAANMRALYLYMFSGWCFTSNISHHPNGRIIIAWNLNSFEVDIKGGTSQFIHCWIRPKQWSQFAVTVVYAMNDSNDRKQLWKDIGLIAQGIKIPWIIGGDFNAVLSTVERQNYRGNGAEMVPFQTCVADYGLEDVKYNGSYFTWNNKQEGKARVCAKLDWVLANTDWLENFPTAEVSYLAEGIFDHSPGLLSIYPNSQDKHKPFRYFNYWSSLAEFTDIVRKGWSEEVEGSPMYRLIKKLRMLKQGLRRLHQQGKGDLGIQDSEAYKNLIDLQESLRGQPQNEDLISQEIQARMHYTQIHKHYLLLLRQKAKANWIALGDDNTKLFHASMKQRRMQNTIYSVRNRDGEWVNEYHEVTRAFLEFYDHLLGFKMGARTRVHNSLVKEGLLVSKSQADGLLLDYSPDEVKTALFAIPNDKALGPDGFSSGFFKETWNIIGNDFTADILSFLNIGKIL; from the coding sequence ATGAAAATGATTTCTTACCATAGGATTGGTTTTGTTGGGCTCCTAGAGACAAAGGTTAAGGCTGCCAATATGAGAGCCTTATACCTATATATGTTTTCGGGGTGGTGCTTCACTTCTAATATTTCTCATCATCCTAATGGGCGGATTATTATAGCTTGGAATCTGAATAGCTTTGAGGTTGACATCAAAGGGGGTACGAGTCAATTTATTCACTGTTGGATAAGGCCTAAACAATGGAGTCAGTTTGCAGTCACTGTTGTCTATGCTATGAATGACAGTAATGACCGAAAGCAGCTTTGGAAGGATATTGGTCTTATTGCTCAAGGTATAAAGATTCCGTGGATTATTGGAGGAGATTTTAATGCTGTTTTGTCTACTGTTGAAAGGCAGAATTATCGTGGTAATGGAGCAGAAATGGTGCCGTTTCAAACCTGTGTTGCGGATTATGGTTTGGAGGATGTTAAATACAATGGCTCTTACTTTACTTGGAATAACAAACAAGAGGGAAAAGCTCGAGTATGTGCAAAGTTGGACTGGGTTTTAGCTAATACTGACTGGTTGGAAAATTTTCCAACGGCTGAAGTGAGCTACCTTGCAGAGGGAATCTTTGATCACTCCCCAGGGCTGCTGTCCATATACCCGAATTCTCAAGACAAGCATAAACCGTTCAGGTATTTTAATTACTGGAGTTCCTTGGCTGAGTTTACTGATATAGTTCGAAAAGGATGGAGTGAGGAAGTTGAAGGCTCTCCTATGTACAGATTAATAAAAAAACTCAGAATGCTAAAACAGGGACTAAGGAGGTTACATCAGCAAGGGAAGGGAGACCTTGGTATCCAAGACTCAGAAGCGTATAAAAATCTGATTGATCTTCAGGAGTCTTTGAGGGGGCAACCTCAGAATGAGGACCTTATTTCTCAGGAAATTCAGGCTAGGATGCATTACACCCAGATTCACAAGCATTATCTCCTGTTATTAAGGCAGAAAGCAAAAGCAAATTGGATTGCTCTAGGTGATGACAATACCAAATTATTTCATGCTAGTATGAAGCAGAGGAGAATGCAAAATACTATCTACTCAGTCAGAAACAGAGATGGGGAATGGGTTAATGAGTATCATGAGGTTACACGAGCATTTTTGGAGTTCTATGATCATTTACTTGGATTCAAAATGGGTGCAAGAACCAGGGTTCACAACAGTTTAGTAAAAGAGGGTCTGCTGGTTAGTAAGTCTCAAGCTGATGGATTATTGCTGGATTACTCTCCTGATGAAGTTAAAACAGCTCTTTTTGCTATACCAAATGACAAAGCTCTTGGACCTGATGGTTTCAGCAGTGGTTTCTTTAAAGAAACTTGGAATATCATAGGGAATGATTTCACAGCTGATATTCTCTCTTTTCTCAACATAGGGAAGATTCTATAG
- the LOC133801948 gene encoding subtilisin-like protease SBT5.6: MMMKKHPLISLIIFLLPLLVSCSYQNHHQVYVVNFGDHNNNNNGVAKTLSEIEESHHSYLMSVKETEEDARASLLYSYKHSINGFAALLTPEQASKLSAMEEVEWISKSEPDKYTMHTTRSWEFSGLEEDERLISSSSSSSSSSSSTNSHFGHIPTDLLSKARYGEQVIVGVLDSGVWPESESFSDKGMGPVPKSWKGICETGPDFNSSHCNRKIIGARYYLKGFEQYYGRLNTSEDYRSPRDKDGHGTHTASTVAGRRVPGASALGGFANGTASGGAPLARLAIYKVCWAIPGRQKAEGNTCFMEDMLAAMDDAIADGVHLMSISIGTTKPVNYSDDGIAIGALHAAKKNITVICSAGNSGPGPGTLSNPAPWILTVGASSVDREFRAPVVLGNGQRILGETVTPSKLRRKLYPLAYAADLAKPGVSRENASLCLEDSLSPEKAKGKIIFCMRGNNSRVGKGIVVKRAGGVGYIMGNNKASGGEVPCDAHFLPATALGFDNAMKVLKYINSTKNPRAYIMPARTVLHTKPAPSVAGFSSRGPNVIEPNILKPDITAPGLNILAAWSGGDSPSKFSSDIDPRIVKYNILSGTSMSCPHVAAAAALIKAIHPTWSSAAIRSALMTTAGLTNNLGEALSDESGGLANSFSYGSGHFRPAKAADPGLVYDASYEDYLLYLCSIGLRSAEKSFKCPKKPPTAMELNYPSLSISKLVGTITVKRTVTNVGDAKSVYFFQSKPPLGISVKASPSILSFSHVGQKKSFTLTVQARSETLESNNSTKEYTFGWYSWLDGHHVVRSPIAVSLA; this comes from the exons ATGATGATGAAGAAACATCCCTTAATCTCACTCATCATCTTCCTCCTTCCTCTCTTAGTTTCATGCTCATACCAAAACCACCACCAG GTATACGTGGTGAACTTTGGAGAtcataataacaacaacaatggaGTAGCAAAGACATTGAGTGAGATTGAAGAGAGTCACCACTCATACTTGATGTCAGTGAAGGAGACAGAAGAAGATGCCAGAGCCTCTCTTCTTTACAGCTACAAACACTCCATCAATGGCTTCGCAGCCCTACTCACCCCAGAACAAGCCTCTAAGCTATCAG CAATGGAGGAAGTGGAGTGGATTTCGAAGAGTGAGCCAGACAAGTACACGATGCACACAACCAGGTCGTGGGAGTTTTCAGGGTTGGAAGAAGACGAGAGACTTATtagctcatcatcatcatcatcatcatcatcatcatcgactAATAGTCATTTTGGTCATATTCCTACTGACTTGTTATCCAAAGCTCGTTATGGTGAACAAGTCATTGTTGGTGTCTTGGACAGTG GTGTGTGGCCAGAATCAGAGAGCTTCAGTGACAAAGGAATGGGACCTGTTCCCAAATCATGGAAGGGAATCTGTGAAACTGGTCCTGATTTTAATTCATCCCATTGCAATAG GAAGATAATTGGAGCAAGATATTACCTCAAAGGTTTCGAGCAATATTATGGCCGTCTAAACACATCAGAGGACTACCGTTCGCCCCGTGACAAAGACGGCCATGGTACTCACACTGCCTCCACCGTGGCAGGCCGAAGAGTACCTGGCGCCTCTGCTCTCGGTGGTTTTGCCAATGGCACAGCTTCCGGGGGTGCACCACTTGCCAGGCTAGCCATCTACAAGGTTTGTTGGGCCATACCCGGCAGACAGAAGGCTGAGGGAAACACATGCTTCATGGAAGACATGCTTGCAGCCATGGATGACGCCATTGCAGATGGCGTCCACTTGATGAGCATCTCAATAGGGACGACGAAGCCTGTTAACTACAGTGATGATGGCATTGCCATTGGAGCATTGCATGCTGCCAAGAAAAACATCACTGTGATTTGTAGTGCTGGGAACAGTGGCCCTGGGCCGGGGACTTTGTCTAACCCTGCTCCGTGGATACTTACTGTTGGGGCTAGCAGCGTCGACAGGGAGTTTCGTGCGCCTGTTGTGCTTGGAAATGGCCAGAGAATCTTG GGAGAAACAGTCACACCAAGTAAGCTGAGGAGGAAGTTGTACCCTTTGGCATATGCTGCGGATTTAGCAAAACCGGGTGTGTCGAGAGAGAATGCATC ACTTTGCCTTGAGGACTCTCTTTCCCCTGAAAAAGCCAAGGGAAAGATCATATTTTGCATGAGAGGTAATAACTCAAGAGTTGGAAAAGGCATAGTAGTGAAAAGAGCTGGCGGAGTTGGTTACATAATGGGAAACAATAAGGCAAGTGGAGGAGAGGTACCTTGCGATGCTCACTTCCTTCCGGCGACAGCTCTGGGTTTCGACAATGCCATGAAAGTTCTCAAGTACATCAACTCGACTAAGAATCCAAGAGCATATATCATGCCAGCAAGGACTGTATTGCATACTAAGCCAGCACCTTCTGTTGCCGGCTTCTCTAGCAGGGGTCCAAATGTTATAGAGCCAAATATTCTCAAG CCGGACATAACAGCTCCAGGATTGAATATATTGGCAGCATGGAGCGGGGGAGATTCTCCTTCAAAGTTTTCAAGTGATATAGATCCGCGAATTGTCAAGTATAACATACTCTCAGGAACTTCAATGTCTTGCCCTCATGTGGCAGCCGCTGCGGCACTTATTAAGGCCATTCATCCAACTTGGAGCAGCGCAGCCATAAGATCTGCTCTCATGACCACAG CTGGTCTGACGAACAACTTGGGTGAGGCATTAAGTGACGAGTCCGGGGGTTTAGCAAACTCCTTCTCCTATGGCTCTGGCCATTTCCGTCCAGCCAAGGCAGCAGATCCTGGCCTTGTCTACGATGCTTCTTACGAAGACTATCTTCTCTACCTTTGCAGCATTGGACTCCGAAGTGCTGAAAAATCATTCAAGTGCCCAAAGAAACCCCCCACGGCAATGGAACTCAACTATCCTTCCTTGTCTATCTCTAAACTTGTTGGAACGATCACTGTCAAAAGGACCGTCACCAATGTGGGGGATGCCAAGAGCGTTTACTTCTTCCAATCTAAACCTCCATTGGGAATCTCAGTTAAAGCTTCCCCAAGTATCTTGTCCTTTAGTCATGTTGGTCAGAAGAAGAGCTTCACACTAACAGTTCAAGCAAGGAGTGAGACACTTGAAAGCAATAACAGCACTAAAGAGTACACCTTTGGGTGGTATTCCTGGCTCGATGGACATCATGTTGTTCGAAGTCCAATTGCAGTCTCTTTAGCTTAG
- the LOC133801950 gene encoding pentatricopeptide repeat-containing protein At4g18975, chloroplastic isoform X1 gives MVNATFLSSGYSIGCHFYSSSCKISKSQKEIGFLIFAAKANPSHGKLVMSSSYQKRSSKFSGEPQTSSKAIEKRTTVKKAGKREHHLWKKRDSAGSGQKALNLIRIISDLPNEKEVVYGALNKWIAWETEFPLIAAAKALRILRKRSQWKRVIQVAKWMLSKGQGATMGTYDTLLLAFDMDQRIDEAEALWNMILHTHKRSISKQLFSRMISLYNHHGMKDKIIEVFADMEELRVRPDDDTVRRVAYAFQELGQEEKKKLLVSKYGCKWKYIHFKGERIRVQRDTWAEDDSLTD, from the exons ATGGTGAATGCAACGTTTTTAAGTTCTGGGTACTCAATTGGGTGCCATTTTTACTCATCAAGCTGCAAAATTTCCAAGTCTCAGAAGGAAATTGGGTTTCTTATCTTTGCTGCAAAG GCAAACCCTTCTCATGGAAAGTTGGTGATGAGCTCTTCCTATCAAAAGAGGTCTAGCAAGTTTAGTGGAGAGCCACAAACTAGTTCAAAAGCAATTGAAAA GAGGACAACAGTCAAGAAAGCTGGAAAGAGAGAGCATCACTTATGGAAGAAAAGAGATTCTGCTGGCTCGGGGCAGAAGGCACTCAATCTTATTAGAATA ATATCTGATCTTCCTAATGAGAAAGAAGTTGTGTATGGAGCATTAAACAAATGGATAGCTTGGGAGACGGAGTTCCCTTTGATTGCAGCAGCTAAGGCTTTGAGAATCCTAAGAAAAAGGAGTCAATGGAAACGTGTGATCCAA GTAGCAAAATGGATGTTGAGCAAAGGTCAAGGAGCAACAATGGGGACTTATGACACCCTTCTACTAGCATTCGATATGGATCAGAGAATAGATGAAGCTGAAGCACTATGGAACATGATTTTGCATACACATAAACGTTCTATCTCAAAGCAGTTGTTTTCTAGAATGATTTCTTTGTATAATCATCATGGCATGAAAGATAAGATAATTGAG gTATTTGCAGACATGGAGGAACTGCGTGTAAGACCAGATGATGATACTGTCAGAAGAGTGGCATATGCTTTTCAGGAACTAGGccaagaagagaagaaaaagctTCTTGTAAGTAAATATGGATGCAAATGGAAGTATATTCACTTCAAGGGTGAACGGATCAGGGTGCAAAGGGACACATGGGCTGAAGATGACAGTTTAACCGACTAA
- the LOC133801950 gene encoding pentatricopeptide repeat-containing protein At4g18975, chloroplastic isoform X2: protein MVNATFLSSGYSIGCHFYSSSCKISKSQKEIGFLIFAAKANPSHGKLVMSSSYQKRSSKFSGEPQTSSKAIEKRTTVKKAGKREHHLWKKRDSAGSGQKALNLIRIISDLPNEKEVVYGALNKWIAWETEFPLIAAAKALRILRKRSQWKRVIQVAKWMLSKGQGATMGTYDTLLLAFDMDQRIDEAEALWNMILHTHKRSISKQLFSRMISLYNHHGMKDKIIEIIRYLQTWRNCV, encoded by the exons ATGGTGAATGCAACGTTTTTAAGTTCTGGGTACTCAATTGGGTGCCATTTTTACTCATCAAGCTGCAAAATTTCCAAGTCTCAGAAGGAAATTGGGTTTCTTATCTTTGCTGCAAAG GCAAACCCTTCTCATGGAAAGTTGGTGATGAGCTCTTCCTATCAAAAGAGGTCTAGCAAGTTTAGTGGAGAGCCACAAACTAGTTCAAAAGCAATTGAAAA GAGGACAACAGTCAAGAAAGCTGGAAAGAGAGAGCATCACTTATGGAAGAAAAGAGATTCTGCTGGCTCGGGGCAGAAGGCACTCAATCTTATTAGAATA ATATCTGATCTTCCTAATGAGAAAGAAGTTGTGTATGGAGCATTAAACAAATGGATAGCTTGGGAGACGGAGTTCCCTTTGATTGCAGCAGCTAAGGCTTTGAGAATCCTAAGAAAAAGGAGTCAATGGAAACGTGTGATCCAA GTAGCAAAATGGATGTTGAGCAAAGGTCAAGGAGCAACAATGGGGACTTATGACACCCTTCTACTAGCATTCGATATGGATCAGAGAATAGATGAAGCTGAAGCACTATGGAACATGATTTTGCATACACATAAACGTTCTATCTCAAAGCAGTTGTTTTCTAGAATGATTTCTTTGTATAATCATCATGGCATGAAAGATAAGATAATTGAG ataatcaggTATTTGCAGACATGGAGGAACTGCGTGTAA
- the LOC133801949 gene encoding uncharacterized protein LOC133801949, which yields MANPNAKFKLKRAMEKLKYLVSSHSPFSKFDTPNHPPYSLMISRAIMELNEGSGSSYEAIAEFIEREYDVLPVAHGLFLRHYLRKLCERREVKCVNDGVYILPVERVDSKKRKRRGRLGKRVCVRSKLNTIVEEIGEGRQTEEQEMTNEEIDEQKKREEEEDVQRAVVVAESVDKGKKENTEIAEEQSMFERQLVVVTDVENERTSLIVNDENIIQQITEEEYEESENLNKECNEGETEEKYNEAVDEQLGISLEHKEVVVEEITHQFANDKWNEEHNESVEKQYEVIEEKHGIRTRRNELKSPQTELVLESCQLAEVQNQQQQQLDKGSKLSYKTTSASALNEEQIEHRERRNEVIEEQQPEMSFEQNDAQTQHTEVTEKPFSSGEVKKQQQRYKIRFKFKTTSASALNEEQIDQRERQNEVIEEQQPEMSFEQNDAQTQHTEVTEKPFSLGEVKKQQQRHKIRFKFKTRSASAQTATTPPNDLSSNGQQLDLEQLSELPIMQVFPGLKSAKRKFSPILKQEHDRSQVQKRQPRFHHRPNTPKLVTETTILESPMLSQHQDELSQQVQLQGQGKKYQKRSKRKREMEMDLEQNERKKQSQVQLPQNEPSFSNPASLAMMLWSPPSEHKIEQQPQALGKQARPTKPKTVVEEQSPTPPRRGRPPKPKTEVKEQSPKRPGRGRHHHGGLLSLGRSTSKKATPVTMSRQRQAYEGKA from the exons ATGGCAAACCCCAATGCCAAATTCAAACTGAAGCGTGCAATGGAGAAGCTCAAATACTTGGTTTCGTCACATTCTCCATTCTCCAAATTTGACACACCCAATCACCCTCCATATTCCTtg ATGATAAGTAGGGCAATAATGGAGTTGAATGAAGGAAGTGGGTCGAGTTATGAGGCGATAGCTGAGTTTATTGAGAGGGAGTATGATGTTCTGCCTGTTGCACATGGTCTATTTCTGAGGCATTATTTGAGAAAGCTTTGTGAGAGAAGAGAGGTTAAGTGTGTGAATGATGGAGTGTACATTCTTCCGGTTGAGAGAGTGGATTCGAAGAAGAGAAAAAGGCGCGGAAGATTGGGAAAGAGAGTGTGTGTGCGAAGCAAACTGAATACAATTGTCGAAGAGATTGGAGAGGGAAGACAAACTGAGGAGCAAGAGATGACCAATGAAGAGATTGATGAGcagaagaaaagggaagaagaagaggatgtgCAAAGAGCGGTGGTggtagcggaaagtgttgacaaaggaaagaaagagaaCACCGAAATCGCTGAAGAGCAATCTATGTTCGAAAGACAACTAGTTGTGGTGACTGATGTAGAGAATGAG AGAACAAGCTTGATAGTGAACGATGAAAATATAATACAGCAAATCACTGAAGAGGAATATGAAGAAAGTGAAAACTTGAATAAAGAATGTAATGAAGGCGAAACTGAGGAAAAATATAATGAAGCTGTTGATGAGCAGCTTGGAATAAGCTTGGAGCATAAGGAAGTTGTGGTTGAGGAAATAACACATCAGTTCGCCAATGATAAATGGAATGAAGAACACAATGAATCTGTGGAAAAACAGTATGAAGTGATTGAAGAAAAACATGGAATAAGAACGAGGCGAAATGAATTAAAATCTCCACAAACTGAGCTAGTTCTTGAAAGTTGTCAATTGGCTGAGGTACAAAACCAACAGCAGCAGCAGCTAGACAAAGGATCAAAGTTGAGTTACAAAACAACATCAGCATCTGCATTGAATGAAGAACAAATTGAACACAGAGAGCGACGAAATGAAGTGATAGAAGAACAACAACCTGAAATGAGCTTTGAGCAAAATGATGCTCAAACACAACATACTGAAGTAACTGAAAAACCATTTTCATCGGGAGAAGTAAAAAAGCAGCAGCAGCGATACAAAATCAGGTTTAAGTTCAAAACAACATCAGCATCTGCATTGAATGAAGAACAAATTGATCAAAGAGAGCGACAAAATGAAGTGATAGAAGAACAACAACCTGAAATGAGCTTTGAGCAAAATGATGCTCAAACACAACATACTGAAGTAACTGAAAAGCCATTTTCATTGGGAGAAGTAAAAAAGCAGCAGCAACGGCACAAAATCAGGTTTAAGTTCAAAACAAGATCAGCATCAGCACAGACAGCCACTACCCCTCCTAATGATCTGAGTAGTAATGGTCAGCAGCTTGATCTGGAGCAGCTTTCAGAGCTTCCTATTATGCAAGTTTTCCCTGggcttaaatcagccaaaaggaAGTTCTCTCCCATATTGAAACAAGAGCATGATCGATCTCAGGTTCAGAAGAGACAACCGAGATTCCATCACAGGCCTAACACACCTAAATTAGTCACCGAGACTACAATCTTGGAATCGCCAATGCTTTCCCAGCATCAAGATGAGCTGTCGCAGCAAGTTCAACTTCAAGGGCAAGGAAAGAAATATCAAAAGCGATCTAAGCgtaaaagagaaatggaaatgGACTTGGAACAGAATGAGCGAAAGAAGCAAAGTCAGGTTCAGTTGCCACAGAATGAGCCCTCTTTTTCCAATCCTGCTTCACTTGCAATGATGTTATGGTCTCCACCTTCTGAACATAAAATTGAGCAACAACCGCAGGCGCTAGGGAAGCAGGCAAGGCCTACTAAACCAAAGACTGTGGTGGAGGAGCAGTCACCAACACCTCCACGCCGAGGAAGACCTCCTAAACCAAAAACAGAAGTGAAAGAGCAGTCACCAAAACGTCCAGGCCGAGGAAGACACCACCATGGAGGTTTGCTCTCCCTTGGACGTTCAACATCAAAAAAAGCAACACCAGTTACCATGTCTAGGCAGAGGCAGGCCTATGAAGGCAAAGCATGA
- the LOC133802416 gene encoding uncharacterized protein LOC133802416, with protein MAVVVFGNLALSIDVASSRTILPDRKSRPVVALDAVLSLHNWPPRREPHALSSFIAGKGFESDGEIRSQRVVARGKANSKVNGVDSSDAGSSDEEGNGNGNGDWEEEKFDWEKEMRRRVKEIEEKKELEKKAEELQSQLEDGEGVEETEEEKRMRVRKELEKVAKEQAERRETAQLMFDLGQKAYGKGMYGRAIEFLEGALTIIPGPTLFGGEIQIWLAMAYEANSRHTDCIALYKQLETRHPYVSIRRQAAELRYILQAPKLKITQEEMVTIPLIGSSYDSYAGTWTDKNKDSDRKNIGSTTNQIPSSRDFLGDFMVWRPPTGLEKSQGFWIALALWLGLVGAALFFQH; from the exons ATGGCGGTGGTGGTTTTCGGTAACTTAGCTCTCTCAATCGACGTGGCTTCTTCTCGAACCATATTACCCGATCGGAAGAGTCGTCCAGTGGTGGCTCTGGACGCTGTTTTGAGTCTTCATAACTGGCCGCCGAGAAGAGAGCCTCATGCGTTGAGCTCGTTTATCGCCGGTAAGGGTTTTGAATCCGACGGAGAGATTCGGAGCCAGAGAGTGGTGGCTCGTGGAAAAGCGAATTCGAAGGTGAACGGTGTGGATTCTTCTGACGCCGGATCGAGCGATGAGGAGGGAAACGGTAACGGTAACGGTGATTGGGAAGAGGAGAAATTTGATTGGGAGAAGGAAATGCGGAGGAGAGTGAAGGAGATTGAGGAGAAGAAAGAGTTGGAGAAGAAGGCTGAGGAGTTGCAGAGCCAATTGGAGGATGGCGAAGGTGTGGAGGAGACCGAGGAAGAGAAACGGATGAGAGTTAGAAAAGAGCTTGAAAAG GTGGCAAAAGAACAGGCAGAGCGGAGAGAAACAGCACAATTGATGTTCGATTTGGGCCAGAAAGCATATGGGAAGGGAATGTATGGGCGTGCCATTGAGTTCTTAGAAGGTGCTCTAACAATTATACCAGGGCCAACGTTATTTGGCGGTGAG ATTCAAATATGGCTTGCCATGGCGTACGAGGCTAATAGTCGCCACACTGATTGCATCGCTCTTTACAAGCAATTGGAGACGAGACATCCCTATGTCAGCATCCGCCGCCAAGCTGCTGAACTTCGCTACATTTTGCAAGCTCCAAAGCTCAAGATAACCCAAGAGGAAATGGTGACCATACCATTGATTGGTTCTAGTTATGACAG CTATGCAGGAACGTGGACTGATAAAAACAAGGACAGTGATCGAAAAAACATTGGATCAACAACTAATCAGATTCCATCCTCAAGGGACTTTTTAGGGGACTTTATGGTGTGGCGACCCCCAACTGGATTGGAGAAAAGCCAAGGTTTTTGGATAGCTTTGGCACTGTGGTTAGGGTTAGTTGGAGCTGCTCTCTTCTTTCAACATTGA